The region TCCAGGAAGAATATTAGGTCCTCAGGTACACCCTGCACATTCAGGGtatagaaatacaaaaagaTTTACTGAATTGATGGTACATCATAacctgtaaatgcatctaaagtcacagtgatttaattttgctgtagggagaaaattaagTGATTTTAGTTCGCAGTTGACACAAGGCGGCAGGCGGGCAGAACAAGCATTACCagtcatttttgtttgtgtaCCATAGTTGTAAGACTCTTGTGGTTGTGCATTCTGGTATGTGTACCTTTCCTCCTTCATTGAAGCCTCGAACCTTGTCACACACTGAACGGGCACAGAGCCAAGTGGGCATGATCACTGTTGGACCATTGGCGGTGTAGATCTGCACATGAAGGAGAAAGGCAAGGATCAGAATTTAAATGTCTAAAGGCAGCTTCCATCTGTCAAAGTCTACTCCAGAGGACAACAGCAAGCTAAGCATGTGGCATAAAGTCATGGCAATCAAGTAAGAGGTTATGTTAGCTGTTAAACACGTAATTACCATGGCATGCCAGCTTTCAACAATACCAACAGGAAACCAGTAACTACAGATTGTCAgagtattcatttttacaccCATACATCGGGTAACTACCATATTGATTAATGTGTTACTGATATTGCATGGTTAAGACACAGGTACATGTCATACAAGCACATGTGCCTATCTGTGGTGTTGGTACATGTGGTGCAGGTACATGTGCCCACCTGTGTAGGTACATGTCGTACAGGTACATGTGCCCATCTGTGGTGTTGGTACAtgtggtacaggtacatgtgccCACCTGTGTAGGTACATGTGGTGCAGGTACAGGTGCCCACCTGTGGTGTTGGTACAtgtggtacaggtacatgtgccCACCTGTGTTGGTACATGTGGtatggtacaggtacatgtgccCACCTGTGTAGGTACATGTGGTGCAGGTACAGGTGCCCACCTGTGGTGTTGGTACAtgtggtacaggtacatgtgccCACCTGTGTTGTAAGCTGCTCAGGAGTGAGGTTGTTGATCCACCTGGTGTACCTGTCGGTGGAGCCGTCTGGCTCACGATGGACACGACAGCCGATTATCTGCATCATCGGGGGGAAAAAACACATCTTGAACAATTCCGTAACTGCTGGGTTCAACTCATCAGAATGTTCTGTTTTGATATGAAGTTGTAGAATTCAACTGGATCTATAAGGGTAGGTATCTAGAATCATGTCAAAAAATGACAAGCATGCATATAAGATTTACATACTGTACTTATTTGTCAGTGTTGTCTCAAAATCTGTAGGAAACCATCAAATGCATGCTGGAAACAAGCATTTATCTTACTGCACATTGATGCTGCACTGCTGTCTCATACTGGAGTTCCACTCTCCTAGGGTGCATTATGTCATCCTGTTGGTAAAGATGGGAGGAAAGGGCTTTAAAATTAACATAACAGTTTACATCTTTATCATTCAAGTTACTGAAGAtaaaacatattacatgtaccttcaatAATGAACAAACATTAACAATCTGACAGTTGTTGAGTGAAAGTTTTGTAGTGTCTTCGAATGCCTCATGACTGTTATTAGACTTAGTGATGATAATCAATTCTGAAATTATCTTTTTACTTCTATGGGGTACTTAAAATAGATTAATGCTCTTAGTAAGAACTGACAATCAGGAGGCACATAATGTACTTACTGCATCAAGGAAGCACAGGAATGCTCCACTGCTCTGAAGGATGGCCTGGTTTTTGGCGTAGCCAACTAGGTAGAGAAAGATTCGGGTTTAGTTGCCTTAACAATTTTAAAGACACAAAGTTTACTTAAGATAAGAATACAGTGAAGTTTTCTTCAAAACATGAAGAAACATGTTCCTGAtacgaaaaaaaaagtttacttttgcattttttgtggcGACACCATGGATGACTATGTTTTCATTGTATTAATTTTTTCAACTGCAAGCTTAAAACATCGCAAAAAACTTGTTCCCCTCCTATcaagacatttaaaaaaaaaagttaacagtGCATACCTCCCCTGGGTGTATCTGAGTCATGACCTCCTATGGTCATCAATATTCCTGCAGCTTCAAACTTCTGCCTCCAGTCCTGGATTATGTTCATGGAACTGTCCTGGAAAGTGCAACAAATCCTAGCAGTTTTCAAACAAGTCGGTGGGAGGTCTACTCTGAATTAACAGAAATACTGTCAGGTTTTAGTGTAGTCCACATTTGATGTCAACATACTGTGAGTTTCTGCTATGCTCTTATTTTTGTACTTATTATAAtgaaatcaaatatgacatctgcattAGTAATGTATTGTGACTGCCCTCAGTAAACAACACTTGccattgtactacatgtagaattGAAGGAGGGCATCCTTTATTTAAAAGACACCTTCCTTTTTGTGCCATGGCTTGAACAACACCAGGAACTTTGGGTGTGATGGTACATTTGAGCATTAGTGTATTGACACCTGGAGACACAACACTAGTAGTAACATAGACTCGTACCTTGCTGGCATCATTGAAGATTGCCAGCTCCATGCAGCCCTTAAATGTCTGCAGCAACACAGACTGCAGAGATTCCTGCAGCCAGTCTGCAGCATTGTGGACCGGCATGATGATGGACTGTAGAAACAGATTAAACATTCTAAAGCCATGTTGGTTTAATCATATGGATATCTGCAGATGCATCAACTTtcgtctgtttcaaaaaaagGTTTTCCACCATACtctaaatcgtacaaagcagctgcaaaatgagcaaatatatgccgtaaattgcaaaacaatATCGGAAAACGGACACTTATGTCATAGAATTCCAAAAGTCAACAAAGAAGATAGTACATAAATGAAGAATCTAGTGTTTGGTAGCAttataccatactctgtatATGATAAGTCATTTCTTCAACCTTACTGATCACTTACTAGTAGACCATTGGCAGTAGTGTATGTATAACTTTTGAACAGCCATACTTACCACATCAACAAATGGCTGATCTGCTTTACTTGATGACTCTGACATGGCAGTGTCGGGCACGTTTCAGTACGTTAGCCACTGCGAGAGTATGTAGAAGCTGCCGTCATTTGTCGTGTTTGATGCAACAGAAAGAAAACCAAAGAACCAAATTAATAATATTATTTGCAGTATAAAGCGCCTTTGACTTGAACTTCCGTTTACTACACGAGGTGATgacacagtactagtatatcacTTTTCCTCATGAATTGGAACGTCAAATTTCGAAAGTTCAACCAATCCGACAGACAGGACGTGGAAGTGTGCTACATGTATCCTTCCAACCAGCCAGGCCAGGACACGCCCCCCTTCCACAATCAAAAGTTTGCAGCACtcaaaaaagaacacaaagacAAATTTATGCATAGTTATTTGAACGCAAATATGAATTAGGTCATACCATTATTTCACAGCAAATCTGTAACGCTTACATGTCGAACAGCACAGTACAGGAAAGAAAACAGACCAACTTATCACTCTTCAATTTTCAAAAGACCGCCATGTTGAAATTGGACGACACCATTCAAAGTAAAGGGGTGAAATTGATCCGAAGAAGAACGTGGTTTAATAGATATCGAATTCAACATTGACATCAATTCATATAAACTATCGAATACAATCTGACCAACAGTGAAGATGGAGAGACAAACAGGTCAAGTTCCCAGGTTTGTACACGTAACACGTATGAAAAAAGACCTGTTTTTCATGTAGATACGGAAAGATGGCGCTTTCAGTGTCGCAAatatattcaccaggttgtattatttcagctaGTAGGTACCCATGATCACCCATGTgagtgagtaatgaggctgttaaATTGTAAAACGATCAAAGTTCGACACATTGCGTTGAACCTGGCTGAAATTGGACATAGGGTACCGTTACCGTTGGCTGATCTGCTTTACTTAATTCAAGTTGTGTGCTCATGTAAAATCCATGTGAAAATATAAGATAAAATCAGCTTCAACTAGGTCATCAATATTATTTCAGTTAAACGATTCAAGGCCTTCGTTGAATAGTATAAACAATGAGGTTGGTATAAAACTcgtagcctgatttcaatcaagcctcctgtgaccgcttgccgccctgtaactgcTCGCCGCCCAGCAGAAACCCCCCCCGTGAGCTGGAGTTTACAGACTATAAAACTCGAGGCTTTGGTTAAGCGTAATAATCTCGAACAGTCAGACGGTGAAAGATTCCGTCTGCCCGCTGCTTTCGATTCAGTGCTCCCCGGGTTCAGCGCAGTGGATCGGACATCAGACGAAGGTTGGAGGTCcaaccgaaaattcatggtgagtcaattcttgtgttggatcaaagtttaaaatttttttccaaTCGAACAGTAATGTTATATATTAAACGACAATAATGCCCATTTTCAAACCTTATTGGCTCCACTGGACTATGTTGCAAAAACACCTCCACTTACCGACAGCCTGGGAGGACGGTCATTAAAGAGATGCAGGCTATGCGGAAAGAATTATATTGGCATCAAAATAGGAAGGATAATAGACGGCTGATTTGGACCGGAGCGGATTCTAATAGAGCTCATGATCATGCGTACTGTGGGTCACAACTGAATGATCTTGAAACATGAACTTCAATTGCTTGCCGCCCCTTTCAAGCTGTTAGTGAAATTACTTCCATTGTGAATTCTTCAGAAGTATAAAGCTACGTGTACTCATTACCGATGTTTGCTGCTCTGAAAACAATACTCTGGACCGGCTTTGCTTTCTGGACTGTGCTTTTCAGAGACATCAGAGTTATTGCGATCTTCCTCTCCAACTGCCGAGTCAATGAGATCGGGCCATTTTCGTCATTTACTGGTTGACTCCGTTGATCTATGACATGAAATGTCAGGGAGGGCAGAAGCTTGAAAATTTCCATACATTCCGCCCGCATTTATTCCCAAACGTTTTTGGATTGTGAAATCACCAGAGCGTATCCATATCTCAATTCATCGTGCACTTTGcatacaaaacatcataccttAAAAGCAAGGGAGGGCAattacaaaagttacaaacatcccccccccccatttttccAAACGGAAATCAGCAGAGCGTATCCATATCTCCATTCAACGTGCTCtttgcatacatacatatcataaAACATCAATGCTTTGCAGATAGTCTTTATCTGCTGAGCATCAAAAGTTGTTCTAAAAGCCTGTCCGACCACGCATCCTGTCCGACCTTAGCTGCGCCGAAAATGACATGCAGTCGATGATATCCATTGATCAACACGCAAACCTTCAATTTCCTTAAAAGCAAACTGATGCATTGTTGCTTTAAGCTGCCATTCTCAAATGAACCAAGGTACAACTGAGCCTTAAGGAATATCATAAGTTAAAATGGAGACGGGGGATCCattattgatattatatatCTTTACGATAAAATGTTTTAACATCACCATACATCGCGATCACCTTCTTTCGTAGGAGGATAGGCTAAGTACCTATAGTTACTAGTTCAGattatattcatctgaagtacagccagtaggtacccatctgagtaatgaggcggttgtagtgccttttaacgtgctcgtggTTGCTCCTctatcacgggacccccattttacttcATTTCAGAAAGACGAATACAGCCCAAatgatgcccttccccggatacgaaccagggtctcccagctACCAACAAATAAATTGGAACCAGGACCTCAGCTgcgaggctgctaccaattgagctacaggtaCATCCGTATGCTGTGATTTGACAAGGTTGACTGGTAGATGAATGCCATCTGAATATTCTGATGGTGTATGTTTCACATATATATCACCTTCAGCGTGCTTCACGCACAGCTACCAGGTCAGACGGAGGTAATACTGAAGAGCCAATGAGATGGCGGCCGAGTGTATATTCATTACCAAAGTACCGTTTGATTTGTCCTAATGGAAAGCGAAGCTAGCCTAATAGGAAGGCTAGCTTCGCTTTCCAATACTGGCATAAGTACAGATTAATCGGTACTTTGGTCATAAATGTACACTTGGTCGCCATCTTATTTTTTCTATATTTGAATCATTCTGACACTTAAATTGAAAATGTAGCTTAGATCAGACAACAATAATATATTTTGCGTGCGGTGTAAGCCGGAAGCTTTCAGGCAAGCGTATCTAGGCACGCACAGAGATTAGAGAGCCCCAATATCAGATCACTTTAATTCGAATTCGTTCACCATACTCAGTGCGTGATTAGACAAATTCTGTAAGAACTACTTTTTAAGTAGCTTAAAAACGACATGACATTGCCAATGTTTGTTACAATTCTATtatcttacttacttactttactatTATCTTCTTGGGTGGAATTGTAGAAGGCTTATCAATGACATCTACACGTAGACAGCAATGATAATAACGGATCTAGCATGGCTCAAGAGATAGCagttaaaagaaaataaataagTACCCTCAATCGCCTTACGAACTGAAATTACAGCTCTAGATCCAGCCAAgtgaaaatttgtattttaAGTGCTTATTCAGCTACGTACTTTTGTCAAACCACGAGAGTTTTTATGGGTTCTAGCCAATGAGTCATATCGAGGAAAACTTTTATCAAAGGGCAAAATGACTTGCTGAAGATTTATCTCGCAGCCTAAGTACTGCTCAAGAGCGCTTTCAGCCTGGTAATGAACCTTGATGATGTCGATGGTAGCTAGTACTGGAAGATCGAGCTCAGCGATTTTGAAGTGGATAGGTAGTGTTCATAATATCAGCTTCAGTTTTCAGAGTTTCGTCTGCCTTGTGTAAACAAGATGGAATTTTTTTAACGAAATGAACAATGGGTTAGGGAACATGCGAGGGGATAGTCTACATGTGACTTGGACAGTTTTTAGGTGGGCGCATTATTATCAATGCGTTTTGGAAGGCAAGAGAGGAAAACGTactagaaaatacaacaacCTGGCTTTATCGATGGAAGTTCCGACCGAATCCGTGTCCATACGTTGTGACATGGCCCAGGTATAAGATGCTTTGAAAAGACGATAGCATGTTTGACTTACATCTTAGTATTTGCCGTGCAGTCGAGTAAAGCTCAAGTCGACCGCTAGGTTGGAAATGTGTCCAAGAAAGTGTCGATCGAGTGTCTTCATTCTTCTTGAACCAACAGAGTGACTTAAGTTACGAATTCGACCATTTTATCATTGAATGACATCTAGATACCCCACGACTCAGGTCATTGTCCATCCACCGCCAATAAAAACTAAAGTAAGAACAGTGACGCAATGTTAACGTAAGCACTTACACGAGTAAGGACATTCAAGTATGTTTACTGCACTTCAGTAGAGTGCACCTTGTCAAACGGTTTTATCATCAAGAAAGTTTGTATGAGTTCTTGACTAAACGTTTCATCAAGATTAAGAACGTCAAAACCGGTGTTCTTGCACGTACGACCATTCTAGTGAAGCCTTACGTGATTGATAAGCTTTGCTAGCGACTTAATTAAAGTATTTTGAAGTTGGCTAGGCTCCTCAAATTGCGGTCCAATCGTACGACTGAAAATCGATTTTCCATTAGAGATGCCTGTCTTGACACCACCTTCTTCGTCCATGGTGGCCGTGGCCGTCAAAAGGAGACAACACTCAACAGCGACTGGTTCACTAGGAATCCAGCACAGAATACTGATGCCGCAGTCTGGCATTTCATTAAGGCATCTTCTGGTAGCAGCTTATTTGTCGTCAagtatttatctatctatctattttacTTATTGTTTGCTTCAGGTCAAAGGcccgtacacacatacacacatgtaaacagcCTACAGTATTGCCTACAGTTCATGTATCTACAATAGAATAACCGCTTAAAAACGCACTATGAGGTAGTCTCTCGCGGCCTACGTACAAGGTGTCAATATCAACTCCAAAACTAGCTGGAAAAGAAGGCTTCGGCTTGCAGCAAAAGTCTGGTGATTAGAGTTCTCGCGGTTATCTATGTCTGGATATGACGGTGAATTGAAGTCACCAGCGGCATGCCAAAGACAGGTCACCTCTGAACTAGGCCTGAGAGTATCCTAGACATTAATATTGTCAGGTGATACATGAGAGAAGATGTGTTCATTTGTATATGCAGAACAGAAGAGATGTTAATTTGTTCTTTTTGGTGTTTGCTCACTATTGGGAGCTATTCACCATCCGATGCGAAGTTGCATTCCATTATAATTCCAGGCCTTGCACAATTATAGTATTGCAACCTAGTAAAGGCATTGTAAGACAACACTCAAGTTAGTTGAAAGAACTTGAAGTAGAAAGAGTTTTACATAGAATCATGATATATGCACAATATTATGCCATACCAACATGAAGGGAGGAGTCTAATTTCATAAATTTTGACGTTCTTGCCCAAACCACGTCTTACATACATTCCTCCTCTTGTGAAGATCTCAACATTTTCTCCACGCCTGTTTTAGTAAACCCAACCTTGGCGGAGGTAGAGGACGAATCACTtagtatatatacagtatatacttCTTCAGTCATGATGAGCAGTAATGACTGTGCTTTGTGAGTTTCCGTGATAGCGAGGATACTGTCTGAGATGTCATCTTCCCAACAAATGAATGGCAATGTAACTGGCTTCGTTTTGTAGCTTATATCAGTCTCCGGCTGCCATGAGTGTGATAACAAAACGTAAAAGATATTATGAACGTTAGCTTAGGGACTAAAGTTTTAGCGAGGGCTAAGAGGAA is a window of Branchiostoma lanceolatum isolate klBraLanc5 chromosome 8, klBraLanc5.hap2, whole genome shotgun sequence DNA encoding:
- the LOC136440295 gene encoding queuosine-tRNA galactosyltransferase-like isoform X1 → MSESSSKADQPFVDVSIIMPVHNAADWLQESLQSVLLQTFKGCMELAIFNDASKDSSMNIIQDWRQKFEAAGILMTIGGHDSDTPRGVGYAKNQAILQSSGAFLCFLDADDIMHPRRVELQYETAVQHQCAIIGCRVHREPDGSTDRYTRWINNLTPEQLTTQIYTANGPTVIMPTWLCARSVCDKVRGFNEGGKGVPEDLIFFLEHLRLGGQVIRVDEHLLTYRYHPQAATASVHRDTIWNIQLAALQDRVLVNWSKFTIWNAGKQGRRFYRDLSKENKAKVAAFCDVDTKKIEKGFYTYEESMFYRLTHSLWLCLAQCPASIYSRKVTGNLQSVGAYAVDHPGSEACCYLQFHRLTHSLWHNGNTQEICCVGWI
- the LOC136440295 gene encoding queuosine-tRNA galactosyltransferase-like isoform X2 — protein: MSESSSKADQPFVDVSIIMPVHNAADWLQESLQSVLLQTFKGCMELAIFNDASKDSSMNIIQDWRQKFEAAGILMTIGGHDSDTPRGVGYAKNQAILQSSGAFLCFLDADDIMHPRRVELQYETAVQHQCAIIGCRVHREPDGSTDRYTRWINNLTPEQLTTQIYTANGPTVIMPTWLCARSVCDKVRGFNEGGKGVPEDLIFFLEHLRLGGQVIRVDEHLLTYRYHPQAATASVHRDTIWNIQLAALQDRVLVNWSKFTIWNAGKQGRRFYRDLSKENKAKVAAFCDVDTKKIEKGFYTYEESMDVPKPRVPIIHFREASPPFIICVKLDLTGGEFEKNLSSLNLHEGVDYFLFS
- the LOC136440295 gene encoding queuosine-tRNA galactosyltransferase-like isoform X3, which produces MSESSSKADQPFVDVSIIMPVHNAADWLQESLQSVLLQTFKGCMELAIFNDASKDSSMNIIQDWRQKFEAAGILMTIGGHDSDTPRGVGYAKNQAILQSSGAFLCFLDADDIMHPRRVELQYETAVQHQCAIIGCRVHREPDGSTDRYTRWINNLTPEQLTTQIYTANGPTVIMPTWLCARSVCDKVRGFNEGGKGVPEDLIFFLEHLRLGGQVIRVDEHLLTYRYHPQAATASVHRDTIWNIQLAALQDRVLVNWSKFTIWNAGKQGRRFYRDLSKENKAKVAAFCDVDTKKIEKGFYTYEESMDVPKPRVPIIHFREASPPFIICVKLNFHPWTEGHVLMTALT
- the LOC136440295 gene encoding queuosine-tRNA galactosyltransferase-like isoform X4, producing the protein MSESSSKADQPFVDVSIIMPVHNAADWLQESLQSVLLQTFKGCMELAIFNDASKDSSMNIIQDWRQKFEAAGILMTIGGHDSDTPRGVGYAKNQAILQSSGAFLCFLDADDIMHPRRVELQYETAVQHQCAIIGCRVHREPDGSTDRYTRWINNLTPEQLTTQIYTANGPTVIMPTWLCARSVCDKVRGFNEGGKGVPEDLIFFLEHLRLGGQVIRVDEHLLTYRYHPQAATASVHRDTIWNIQLAALQDRVLVNWSKFTIWNAGKQGRRFYRDLSKENKAKGKGKIGFGNKTNGYNI